A window of Halobacillus naozhouensis genomic DNA:
GAAAAGTAAGATAAAGCAGCTCTTCACTTATTTAGTGCCTCTTTATACTTGTAATAGGCTTGTTTAAATGCTACAATCAACGCTTTCTGAGATGAACCAAAATATCGTCCATGTACTTCTTTTGCAGCCCCGTCATAATCCAATATACTCCGTCCTACAAAAAGACTTTGAACAAACTTAACGGTGATCCCCATCATGGCTGTGCACTCAACATCCACAATTAAATCAGTTTTTGGATCGATAACGAACCCTATGAAAAAGCCGTCAAACTTTTTCGTAATCGGGTTATTTCCTGGGGATTTCGACTCCCCGACTACATAACAAGTTCCATTGGTATACACTTAATTCACTCTCCAGGTCAATCCGGCATCTTCCGTACGGAGTACCTGTCCGGTATGGAACGGGCAGCCGCTACGAAATGTAGATGTTCACGGAGGTATTCTTGGAAAAATACTACCACGAAATGAATCCGCTTTCAATAATTGTTGAAAATTATTGAAAAAAGTGACTTTTTCCTTATCTCTTACACTAGCCCTTGGAACGACTCTATATGGACGGCAGTAACACGTACGTAACATCCCCCAGAGCCATCATCTTCTCAATGTTTTTTGAGAGAGAATAAACCATGTGAAATAAGCTGCTACCAGCATCATAATAATTCGTACGAACACTAACGGTACGATAAAAAAAGCAGAATAGATAATGGAAATCCACAATGTAGCAACCCCGATCACCTTCGCTTTTAGGGGAATTCCTTTGCCAGCACGAAAATTTTGAATGTAGCTTCCGAACCACTTATTATGGATAAGCCATTGGTAAAGTCTATTCGAACTTCGGACAAAACATGCAGCTGAAAGTAATAAAAATGGTGTTGTAGGGATTAAAGGCAGGACGATCCCTATTATACCTAAAGCCAGGGATAAAGTACCTATAATAATTAAACTAACTTGTATCACTAATTTCATAGTCAAGTCCTTCATTTCTTCAAAAAGTGGTTGATAAAAGGGAAAGTCTACTAAGCTTCCCCTTTTTAATACTTCATTCACATTCGCTGTTTTCTACGATGATGGATCACGTTGATCTCCGCACCAATCATTAGAATAATCCCCGTAATAAAGAACCATAGCATTAAAATAATAACCCCGCCAAGACTGCCATACGTTGCAGAATAATTGCCAAAGTTACTTACATAAAAGGAAAAGGCAAGGGAAATAAGCTGCCAGAGAACTGCCGTAATGATAGCTCCGGGCAAGATCTCTTTAAATGGCAACGATTTATTAGGTGCAATGTGGTATAACGCCACCAACACAGCACTCATTACAAGAATAGCAATCGCCCAACGAAGTATTTGAAATAAGATGACTGTTTGACCAGGCAATCCAAGGGAAGAGGTTAAGAAACCAATGATGACATCCCCGAAGATAGGCAATGTTAAAGCTACAACAATAGCAATAATCATACCCAACGTTAGTAAGATGGACAGGAATCTCACCTTAATAAAGGATCTCGTCTCTTCCACATTGTAAGCAATGTTTGATGATTGAATAAATGCGTTTACACCGCTTGAGGCTGTCCATAATGTACCAATAATACCAATGGTCAACAGCCCTCCTTTAGGCTTCTCGACAAGGTTGACAATATTGTCACGAAAAGCTTCTGCGGTGCCTCCTGGAACTACCTTTTTTATAAAACCTATAATAGTTTCAGGATCGATATTTAAGTAAGGCAGAATGGATAATAGCAAGATGAGCATAGGCACGATCGCAAGCAAATAATAGTAGGCCTGAGCCGCACCTAAAATCGGAATATTGTCCTTCTGAAATTCATCCAGGACTTCCTTAGTGTAGGTAACAATTGTTCTCATAGAAAAAACCCCCTCGAACCACTTATATAGTTCTATCCCCTTTTTCGCTTAATAACTAACCCCATTTTTACCAGGAGAGGATCTTTACTTAAAAGATGAGCCTTTGGTTTTATTACTAAATAATAACCTTGTATAATACATTTAATGAGAAAGGGGAGTTCTATGAGCCTACCAAAACCGCTTGTACAGTTGAATCAGAGCTTTATTGTTACTTCTGTCCTGCTTGCTTTTCTCGTCCATCCTTCTATATTGATCATCCCATTTGTTATCGGTGTTTACACATTATTAACCAAACAAAACCCTGTCATCAGCTTAGGTAAAAGGTTTCTAAAGAAACCTTTACACCAATACACTGCGGAAGATAAAGACCAACAGCTTTTTAATCAATGGATTGCCACCATTTGCTTAGGACTGTCGCTCCTGTTCCATTATATAGGCTGGACCGTTCTTGCTCTTGTATTCAGCCTTATGGTATTGACTGCTGCCGGCGTTGCCTTAATGGGCTTTTGCATCGGCTGTACGATCCGCTACCGCTATCTGATGTGGAAGCATAAGCGAACTTAAAGCAGAATGCAAGCCACAACCTTTGCGTAGGTTGTGGCTTGTCTTTACTCAGCCTTAATAGAATTATGAAAAAACTCCAGCAAGGTATGCTCTATCTTATGAAAGTACTCCCCTATTTCAACAGGATGGATGAAAATCTCGTGGTTGTTTACATTTTCATAATCCACATGCCAGATTAGTCCTTGACCCGGTAATAAGAAAACAATTTGGTCAAACTTGGACTGATCCTCTACATAGTTTGACACCATAAAAGCAATATTATCTAACTCCTGGCCGTTACGTAAGAACTCCTGTAAAAAGCTTCGCAATGAGGAATCTACCTTTTCGTCTCGAATCATTCTCCCCAATACATCAGCTTCTGTAGTATGTAACTCATCAAGCATGGTGTCTGACAATTGGATGGTTTGTAAATCTGCTCTATCATAATCAACTTTTTCCAAACCATAATGACTAATAAAAATGGATTCGAATCCGTCAGCGTTTTGATGGACCCAAAACGTATGTTCATGATTATGTATTTCCTGTATAAGTGAATGCTCCTGGTTAACATCATGAATAAGCAAAACACGTTCATTTTCCATGTTTACACACCGAAGCTTTTTAGTGGATTGGATTAGCAGATGCAGCAAGTCTTCTAATCCACTAGCTATATTTGTCTCCTTGTCATCATCCCAGTACCCCTTCCCCCTTAAAGAGATCTCGGCCTGATAGACAAAACGGTCAAACTCTGCTTCGTTTTGAATTAACTTATGATCATTGAGAATCTGACTAGCAACTTGTTCGTAACCGCACAGAACTAATGCTGACACTAGCTCATTCACGGTAAGCTTGATTTTCCCCCTGTCGATCATTGTAACCCCTCCTCAACTATACACTCCCTACTATACATGAAATTTCCTCAATTTTTCCACTTTCTATTCACGTTACCTTGTACAAATATTGTTATACTAGATATACCTTTTACAAAAATCTTCACCATAAAAACTGTCAAGAGGAGGGGAAAAATGGATGCATTTCCGGATGGGATATCTTTTTGCTATGACTGGCGTTCCTATCAAGCAAAAGCCTTCGACCAGTTAGACAAACACTTGAAAGATAAGCATTTTCATCTGGTAGCTCCGCCGGGTTCCGGTAAAACTGTGTTAGGTTTAGAAGTCATGCTTCGATTAAATCAACCTACATTCATTGTTGCACCGACTATTGCCATTCGGAATCAATGGGCTGAAAGATTTCAAGAGTTATTCTTACAAACCAAAACAAAACCTGATTGGATTTCCACTAATATCCGTCAGCCGGCATTTTTAACGATAACAACCTATCAATCCTTACATAGTCTTTATCGAGGAGAAAAAGAGAATAATGAGGCAGACGCAGAACTGGATGAACCTGCAAACCCAGGGGAGGATGAAAAAGCTGAAAGTCAAAGTGATGTGGACCTGGCTATGGACCACTTACATAAGATTGGATTTAAGACATTCATATTAGACGAAGCCCATCACTTAAGAACAGCCTGGTGGCAGAGTACGATCGACTTTCGAAACAGCCTTGGAGACCCTGCAATCGTTGCTTTAACAGCTACCCCGCCATACGACGTCAACATGTCCGAGTGGAAGAAGTATGTTGATTTATGTGGACCCATAGATGCCGAAATTAGTGTCCCTGAACTTGTGAGGGAAGCAGAATTATGCCCTCATCAAGATTATGTCTATGCTTCAGCCCCCTCTCATGAGGAATCTGAGCCGATTTATGCCTTTAAAGAGAAGGTAAGGGCGTTTCAAAAAGACATCATACATAACGAAGCATTTAAATCATTGATTGAACAGCATCCTTGGATCGCTTCTTCCAAAGATCATATAGAAGACATTCTATCATCACCTTCCTATTTCTCGAGCCTTATCATTTACTTGAAGAAATCAGGCAGTACGACATGGAAGAAAGCTATAAAAACTATTGAGGCCAACGAAAAGGTTATTCCTGATTTTGATTTGGAATGGCTTGAAGATATGCTTACAGGTGTGCTGTTTAAAGATGATCACTTTGCCCCTAGAGAAGCGATTATCAAAGACATTCATAAACACCTTTCACAGATAGGTGCTATCGAAAGAAGAAAAGTAATGCTGCAATCTACCGATATGATAAATCGAACATTAGTAAATAGTGTTTCAAAACTATCAAGCATCAGCGAGATTGTTTCATTTGAGGAAAATGAATTAGGCAAAGATTTACGTCTGGTTATCCTTGCCGATTATATCAGAATGAAAGACATGCCAAATAATATAGGCGAAGAAAAACCACTTGTTCGTCTAGGGGTAATTCCGATCTTCGAAAAGGTCCGCAGAGAATTAGGAAACCAAGTAAAAATAGGTGTATTAACCGGATCGATTGTGATTATTCCAAGTTCAGCGCTTCCGCTTTTGCAAACATGTGCGGACGTACAACATTTAGAATTTCAATCCAGTCCACTGGCTTATGACGAAACATATATACGTGTAGAGATGAAAGCAGCTTCTCGCCAAAAGATGGTCAGTGTTATGACAGAGGTGTTTACATTAGGCGGTATGCAAGTGTTGGTAGGGACAACTGCATTGCTTGGGGAAGGATGGGATGCCCCGAGTATTAACTCATTGATTCTAGCATCCTATGTAGGAACATTCATGCTTTCCAATCAAATGCGCGGTCGAGCAATACGGACAGAAACCGGTAACCCTATGAAAACAGCCAATATATGGCACCTTGTTTGTTTTGATCCAGACCAACGAGATGGGGGCCACGATTTTAACTCGCTTACCAGAAGATTCCGTTCGTTAATAGGAATCGCGGTGCAACGAGAAACTATTGAAACCGGCATCGAACGAATGAATTTACAGCCGCCTCCTTATTCTCAGGATAAAATCCATACCGCAAACAAGAAAATGTTTGAAAGAGCAAGTGCTCGCAAAGAACTTTTCGATCGTTGGAAAAAGGCTGTAGAACAGGATGGAGAAATAACGGAAGAGATCATTTCGGATAAACGGGCAGTTCCTCGTCCTTTTATTTTCAGAAACACACTTAAGGCTATGTTTATCTTTGCCATTATTAATGGTGTGCAACTCTTTTTTGGTGCATTGGAATCAAGCAGAGCCTATGATGAGGATGATATCAATATTGGCTTCCTTATTGGAATGGGGATCATTGCGATCCTTTCTGCATTGCCATTATTAAAAACAATCAAAACTTACTTGCGCCATTCCTCTATTGAATCCAGTATGGTTCAAGTTGGGGAGGTTGTCTACAACACATTGCATCGTATGGACCTAATCCAAACAAATCTTGAACACAACCACATTCATGCTGAAAAAGATCATCTTGGATTTGTTACATGCTGGATGGAGAAAGGATCCACTCATGAAAAAACGGTCTTCCTCAAAGCGATGGAAGAACTTGTCGACCCTATTGAAAACCCAAGGTATATTTTGTTTAGAAAATCAAGCTTATTCTTCATACCACGCTATGATTACCATGCTATACCACAAGAAATTGGACGCAGGAAAGAAAATGCGGAATTTTTCACAAAGGAGTGGGAAAAACGTGTAGGAAAAGCAGAACTTATTTATACCAGAACTCCGGTGGGACGTAACAAATTGCTAACAGCGAGAATGAAAGCCATGTCGGCAGCCTTTGTTCCTAAATCTGAGCGGATAAGCGCCTGGAGATAATACAAGCCAAGGCTCAACAGAAGTGATACGTTGTTGAGCCTTGGCTTTTTATATTATTTAGTCAAAAATGCCGCCAACTAGAAAATTTGCTCCTCGTTTCATCGTCTTTTCTATTGTTGACAGCTATCCATCTTGCTACTTCCGATTACCACCTATTGCTCAAAAACATTAATAAGTACTGCACTTTGCCACAATAAGAAAAAGATAAATACTATTGCTATTAATTTATTTACAATTAACGGTAATCTAATTAAGATAATTTGAATATGATAATTGATTCCCGAGAAAAGAACAGCTATAAACTTAAATGTGTAATCCATAACACTTTCTGCTTCTCCATATACATTCGATTCATACAAAGCTATTGCTGGTTTGTGAAAAATAATTGAATATAAAGCCACCATGGCGTTTGTGAAGATAGTTAAAAGAACGAGTGTACTTGGATAAGGAATATGAATGCCTGTGAATATTAGCGACATTAATGAAAATAAAATGGTTGCTATACCTAAACCGAGCCACTCATTTTTCTGTGGCATACTGAATTTCCTTTTCTTTGTCGTTGGCTTTACACAAGCTAATACGCCTATCAAGATAAGGAATACTTCAAGGGTAAAGATAAACATACTTATGGCAGAGCCACCCGTACCTCTCCACACCCCGTAATTTAGTATGAACAACAGCAAAATAAAAACCACTAGAAGGTTAGCCTTTAAAAAAATTTTGAAGCCACTTTTGAGAGAGAACTTTTTTGGTTCTTGAATGATCTCACCTTGTTTATCTAGAGATGAATTGCTCATTTGTACCTCCCCATTTCTGTCTATAACGGTTAATTGAAAAAGTTTGAGATGAACTTTCCAGAACCTGATATAAGGTCATCTATTTCCTCTCCTAACTTTTCCCCTGTCTCCTCTCCCCATTCTATAGCTCCCTCTACTTGCTCATCCAACCATTTTCCAGCATCCTCGCCCCATTCCTTCACAGTATCCTCAACTATCCAGGACCCAACAATACCAACTCCAGCTCCAACTGCCCCACCAATAATTGTGCCTACACCTGGACAAATCATAGTTCCAATGACAGCTCCTCCAGTCGTTAAACCGGCGACCCCAACATCTAATCCGAGACCTGCAGCAAACCGGCCTGTTTTTTCCAACCCTGATTTATGTTTATTGGTATCACTGTAAAATTCCCCGGAATTAGTCATAACAGAGAACCCTATTCCCACA
This region includes:
- a CDS encoding DUF3870 domain-containing protein yields the protein MYTNGTCYVVGESKSPGNNPITKKFDGFFIGFVIDPKTDLIVDVECTAMMGITVKFVQSLFVGRSILDYDGAAKEVHGRYFGSSQKALIVAFKQAYYKYKEALNK
- a CDS encoding YbaN family protein, whose protein sequence is MKLVIQVSLIIIGTLSLALGIIGIVLPLIPTTPFLLLSAACFVRSSNRLYQWLIHNKWFGSYIQNFRAGKGIPLKAKVIGVATLWISIIYSAFFIVPLVFVRIIMMLVAAYFTWFILSQKTLRR
- a CDS encoding YihY/virulence factor BrkB family protein; translated protein: MRTIVTYTKEVLDEFQKDNIPILGAAQAYYYLLAIVPMLILLLSILPYLNIDPETIIGFIKKVVPGGTAEAFRDNIVNLVEKPKGGLLTIGIIGTLWTASSGVNAFIQSSNIAYNVEETRSFIKVRFLSILLTLGMIIAIVVALTLPIFGDVIIGFLTSSLGLPGQTVILFQILRWAIAILVMSAVLVALYHIAPNKSLPFKEILPGAIITAVLWQLISLAFSFYVSNFGNYSATYGSLGGVIILMLWFFITGIILMIGAEINVIHHRRKQRM
- a CDS encoding DUF4395 domain-containing protein, with the protein product MSLPKPLVQLNQSFIVTSVLLAFLVHPSILIIPFVIGVYTLLTKQNPVISLGKRFLKKPLHQYTAEDKDQQLFNQWIATICLGLSLLFHYIGWTVLALVFSLMVLTAAGVALMGFCIGCTIRYRYLMWKHKRT
- a CDS encoding DEAD/DEAH box helicase family protein, translating into MDAFPDGISFCYDWRSYQAKAFDQLDKHLKDKHFHLVAPPGSGKTVLGLEVMLRLNQPTFIVAPTIAIRNQWAERFQELFLQTKTKPDWISTNIRQPAFLTITTYQSLHSLYRGEKENNEADAELDEPANPGEDEKAESQSDVDLAMDHLHKIGFKTFILDEAHHLRTAWWQSTIDFRNSLGDPAIVALTATPPYDVNMSEWKKYVDLCGPIDAEISVPELVREAELCPHQDYVYASAPSHEESEPIYAFKEKVRAFQKDIIHNEAFKSLIEQHPWIASSKDHIEDILSSPSYFSSLIIYLKKSGSTTWKKAIKTIEANEKVIPDFDLEWLEDMLTGVLFKDDHFAPREAIIKDIHKHLSQIGAIERRKVMLQSTDMINRTLVNSVSKLSSISEIVSFEENELGKDLRLVILADYIRMKDMPNNIGEEKPLVRLGVIPIFEKVRRELGNQVKIGVLTGSIVIIPSSALPLLQTCADVQHLEFQSSPLAYDETYIRVEMKAASRQKMVSVMTEVFTLGGMQVLVGTTALLGEGWDAPSINSLILASYVGTFMLSNQMRGRAIRTETGNPMKTANIWHLVCFDPDQRDGGHDFNSLTRRFRSLIGIAVQRETIETGIERMNLQPPPYSQDKIHTANKKMFERASARKELFDRWKKAVEQDGEITEEIISDKRAVPRPFIFRNTLKAMFIFAIINGVQLFFGALESSRAYDEDDINIGFLIGMGIIAILSALPLLKTIKTYLRHSSIESSMVQVGEVVYNTLHRMDLIQTNLEHNHIHAEKDHLGFVTCWMEKGSTHEKTVFLKAMEELVDPIENPRYILFRKSSLFFIPRYDYHAIPQEIGRRKENAEFFTKEWEKRVGKAELIYTRTPVGRNKLLTARMKAMSAAFVPKSERISAWR